Within Nocardioides rotundus, the genomic segment CGTCTTGTCGTGGGGTTCATCGAACACATCGAGCTCGAGTTGATTGACTTAGGCGTCGATCTTCGCCAGCTCGTCCTTACTCCAGCCGGGATGCGGCTCCAACCGGAAGCCGAGGATCTCCCTCGGCCGCACGAGTGCCAGCGATCGGGCTCGAGGATCGGCGGCTGCGTTAGCCCGGATGCGGCACATCGAGTCGTCGATGATCGGATCTAACAGCTTTCGACGCTTCCGCCAGGGCGGCAGATGGGTCTCGACATGGAGAGTGGACATGTTCGGCTTCCATGACTCGAGCCGTGCCTCGCCGGCGGGCTGGCAGTCGACGGTGACGATGTCGTACTTCTTGAACTGCTCCGTCGCGGACGGGAGGTGCCGGAAGTTGATCGGGTACAGCCGGATCCAACCCGTCGGGCCGAAGTCACCGAGCTGGATGCCAGCAACGCAGACGGTTTCGCCGTAGGTGACCGATGGGTTCGGCGCTGCCTTGACGGTGATCAGGACGCGCTGTCGTGCCGGCTCGACCGGCTTCTCCGCTGGGTGCTCGACGGTGTCGCCGAACAAGGTCTCCATCGTCATGGCCGCCTCGCTCAAATGCTGGGAGCTCGAAGGTAATCGGTACGTCCGACAGTTTCGCCGCAGTGTTCCTTCCGCGGTGGACACGGGCATGACCCCCTGCTGGCGATGAGGTCGTCTGACTGCTGACCGTCGGACGGGATCCCAATGGTGATCGGCTCCGCTCAGTTCGAGCAGTAGACCTCGAACCTTCCCTTGGTCACGCTCTGGACGTAGGAGGCTGCGCCTGCGATCAGTCGCAGTTGCTCATCGGTCGATGCCGCCACGCTGAGGCCCGGTTGCGCGATGATCGTGGTCATCTTCGGGAACAGTTGGGGCGCCCTTTCGCGGATACGGAAGAGGGTCTCACGGTCTCCGGTCTCGAATGCGCTGCCGCCGGTGCGGCGTGCGTACGCAGCGGCCCGGCGATCGAGGTGGCCCAATAGGGGGCTGCCGGCGTGGTCTCGCCATCGGGCGCCTCGCATGGCCTGTCCGCAGACCTCGTACAGGTCCGCGAGGCGACCGCCTGGTGTGGAGCTTGTGGAGTACTTGCAGTGGACGAGCGTGATGTGCAGCTCGTTGCCATCGACTCGTAGACCGACGAGGTCAGCGGCCTCGCCAGCGCGGTCGTCGTCGATGAGCACGTCAAAGGTCTGGCTGTCGGTCAGGTGTCGCACCATGAAGGCTTGGATGGAGTCCGCGCGGCGTTCGGTGCCTTGGGACTCGACGCGGATGTCGACGCCGTCCCAGGTGATCGCCGAGAGAAGGTTGCGGTCGTAGGGCGGCAGTTCTGTCCTGGGTTCGAGGAGGCGGTCTCCGTCGGTGATCATCCTGTCGCCGCTCAGGAACAGAGTGGGTTTGTTCGCGTTGAGCCATGCCGATAGCGGGGTCGTGGCGTCACGGTGGTCGTGGATCTCGGCGTCGTCTTGGGTGGTCGGTCGGTAGTGCAGACCCGCGGGCCCGAAGTCAGCTTCGTAGGCGACTTCCCAGGTTGGGGTCACGACGGAGAACTTGAACGGTCCTGTCTCCGAATGGTCGTCGACGCGCAACTCGGCATCGGTGAGCATGAGGGAGGCGCTGTCGTGCTTGACGCGCAGCGAGGTGCCGGTGCCGAGATAGAGGCGCCAGGGCCATTCCATGGCCAGCAGCGGGTGAGGCGGTCGAACCTTCAAGTCGACGGGGATGATCATGTCACGGAAGAGCGTGCGCAGGTCCACGGTCGTGTCGAGGAGTTTGCGGCCTTGTTGGTCGCACCATTCGCGCCACTGCGCCAGGTTGGCGGCGCTTCTCATCGACCAGAACCTTCCAGACAGCGACGCGGCGATGGTCATACGATCGCCGTCTTCGAACGCCTTGGCTGCGATGTGGGTGTTGGTCTTGTGGTTCCGCTCGGCCTCGGTCAGTGCCGTCTCGACATCACTGCCGACGTGCATGGAGAAGCGCTTGTCTCGGTCGCGAGCATCGAGCAGCCCGACGTTGGTGGGCACGATGCGGTCAAGGGCGGCGAAGACGCGGAAGGTGTTCAAGCCTTGCACTTGGTCGGGCTCGCTTCCGAGCACTGCGCGAGCCAACGGTTCATAGTTCCGTTTCGTGTCAGAACCATGGATGTAGAGGACTCCGCTGCTTGCGTCGAAGTACATGACCACGAGGGTGTATGAGGCTGGATGGAGGGAGGGCACGTGGCCCCAGCGCAGGTCGTCGATCGTCTCGAGGATGAACCACGCCACTTCGGCAGTGGTGCTTGCACTGATCGTGTCGTCAAGGACAGCGTCGCCATAGACGAGCCGAGCGGCGAAGGGATTCCAGTCCGTTGCTGTGGTGACGAAGGCGATCGCGCTCATCTTGGGCTCGAGTAGCCCAACGGGCACATCAGCCGGGTCGCCTTCGAAGGAGGCTTCGAACTCGCTTATCTCCTCGGCGCGAGTGGTCGCGCGTTCGGTGATGTCACTCAGAAGCGTGTTCCAGTCTGCATCCTCCCGCAGTAGGAACCGGAGAGGGGAGAGCGCTGAGGATGGATCTTGGCGGACGAACACGCTGGCGCGGCCGACCGGCGTGGGGGAAGACGTGCGCGCTAAGCGACCGACCAGTTGGATCATCGGGCTCAGCGACTTGTGCGAGTCGTGGAAGGCGCCGACCTTGAGGTTCGGGAGGTCGAAGCCCTCGCCCAGCATGTCGACGCA encodes:
- a CDS encoding DEAD/DEAH box helicase is translated as MVIETEDVWAEDLVFGRNRVRQLLVPASRAVAVTGDEGSLQVSTNFGSWRASRAGQTVETSELTADLSALDGHDGVLTWIGERRPIPPAVVLDSFRGAMGFTRHDEPHSLRRPQIAALHSIVGYQTSGVAEPGIVVMPTGTGKTETFIAWTLVERPTKVLVIVPSSALRDQIASKFETLGILHALGIAAPSALRPCVGRVEHRFDDEEQAREFVAAANVVIATPSAIQANSPLVREALYGAFTHLIVDEAHHAPASTWTEIIRAFGERSVLLFTATPYRRDGRTIPGRIIFRFPLREAQRDGYFSTIDFTAVLDLDDDDEALATTALARLRADQQAGLDHILLARTNQKSRAEELHALYSRLGSDLQPTVLHDSLSKTKRRNALEAIRTRSSRVIVCVDMLGEGFDLPNLKVGAFHDSHKSLSPMIQLVGRLARTSSPTPVGRASVFVRQDPSSALSPLRFLLREDADWNTLLSDITERATTRAEEISEFEASFEGDPADVPVGLLEPKMSAIAFVTTATDWNPFAARLVYGDAVLDDTISASTTAEVAWFILETIDDLRWGHVPSLHPASYTLVVMYFDASSGVLYIHGSDTKRNYEPLARAVLGSEPDQVQGLNTFRVFAALDRIVPTNVGLLDARDRDKRFSMHVGSDVETALTEAERNHKTNTHIAAKAFEDGDRMTIAASLSGRFWSMRSAANLAQWREWCDQQGRKLLDTTVDLRTLFRDMIIPVDLKVRPPHPLLAMEWPWRLYLGTGTSLRVKHDSASLMLTDAELRVDDHSETGPFKFSVVTPTWEVAYEADFGPAGLHYRPTTQDDAEIHDHRDATTPLSAWLNANKPTLFLSGDRMITDGDRLLEPRTELPPYDRNLLSAITWDGVDIRVESQGTERRADSIQAFMVRHLTDSQTFDVLIDDDRAGEAADLVGLRVDGNELHITLVHCKYSTSSTPGGRLADLYEVCGQAMRGARWRDHAGSPLLGHLDRRAAAYARRTGGSAFETGDRETLFRIRERAPQLFPKMTTIIAQPGLSVAASTDEQLRLIAGAASYVQSVTKGRFEVYCSN